One region of Methanobrevibacter sp. genomic DNA includes:
- the rfbB gene encoding dTDP-glucose 4,6-dehydratase: protein MSKIIVTGGAGFIGSNFVKYMVNKYSEYEIINLDDLTYCGNLENLKDIENMENYSFVKGNIRNKDIVDDLVRQCDYVINFAAESHVDRSISDPEIFIKSNVLGTQVLLNAAKKYGVEKYIQISTDEVYGTLGKTGYFTENTPLQPNSPYSASKAGGDLITRAYSETFDLPINITRCSNNYGPYQFPEKLIPLMISNALENKKLPIYGDGKNVRDWLHVYDHCQAIDLVLHDGKLGEVYNIGGNNEKENIEIVKLILNQLDKDESLIEFVSDRLGHDRRYAIDSTKIQNDLGWAPEYSFEVGIKETIQWYLDNQNWINNVKSGEYQEYYKKMYLDR, encoded by the coding sequence ATGTCAAAAATAATTGTTACCGGCGGAGCAGGATTTATTGGAAGTAATTTTGTAAAGTATATGGTTAATAAATACTCAGAATATGAGATTATTAACTTGGATGATTTAACTTACTGCGGAAATCTTGAAAACTTGAAAGATATTGAAAATATGGAAAATTATTCATTTGTTAAAGGCAACATTAGAAATAAAGACATTGTTGACGACTTGGTAAGGCAATGTGATTATGTTATCAATTTTGCTGCTGAAAGTCATGTTGATAGAAGTATTTCTGATCCTGAAATCTTTATTAAGTCAAATGTTTTAGGAACTCAGGTATTATTGAATGCCGCTAAAAAATACGGTGTTGAAAAATATATCCAGATTTCAACTGATGAAGTTTACGGCACTTTGGGAAAAACAGGATATTTTACTGAAAACACTCCATTACAACCTAATAGTCCATATTCAGCTTCAAAAGCAGGAGGAGATTTAATCACTCGTGCTTACAGTGAAACTTTTGATTTGCCAATTAATATAACTCGTTGTTCTAATAATTATGGGCCTTATCAGTTCCCTGAAAAATTAATTCCTCTAATGATTTCCAATGCGTTGGAAAACAAAAAATTGCCGATTTACGGTGACGGTAAAAACGTTCGTGATTGGCTGCATGTTTATGACCACTGCCAAGCTATTGATTTGGTATTGCATGATGGAAAACTGGGTGAAGTTTATAATATCGGAGGAAATAATGAAAAAGAAAACATAGAAATTGTTAAACTGATATTGAATCAATTAGATAAGGATGAATCATTAATTGAATTTGTAAGTGATAGATTAGGTCATGACAGGCGTTATGCCATTGATTCAACTAAAATCCAAAATGATTTGGGATGGGCTCCTGAATATAGTTTTGAAGTGGGCATAAAAGAAACAATTCAATGGTATTTGGATAATCAGAATTGGATTAATAATGTTAAAAGCGGCGAATATCAGGAATATTATAAGAAAATGTATTTGGATAGATAG
- a CDS encoding CDP-glycerol glycerophosphotransferase family protein, with the protein MKYIKHKIYGILFKLFKNTYIEENRVSFIVDSKESFKGNLDYIKKEFEKRGNFDFYYFYKDQLSIGGFKKLSSSKFIFLNDNFFPLAFMKFNPRTTVVQLWHAPGASKKFGGSVDFESRDILKKISNNTDYLIVTSNNVKDYYSEAFQISKDKIKPLGLPRMDYYFENHDLNKLKSDFCTEHNISPNKKIVLYAPTFRDEEQFNNVFNYLDIEEFNKRLGDEFVLALRLHPKIKNFYKDDILSNGQYIDVSNYENEQKLMLISDMLITDYSSIMIEFVTLNKPVAFFTYDLDSYLDNERGFYYDFKNTVPGPIVRTSSDLIDVIKNNEFDENRISEFLKTQFDVMDGKSSERIVDFLLNNG; encoded by the coding sequence ATGAAATATATAAAGCATAAAATATATGGTATTTTATTTAAATTATTTAAAAATACATATATTGAAGAAAACAGAGTTTCCTTCATTGTTGATTCAAAAGAATCTTTTAAAGGTAATTTGGATTATATTAAAAAAGAATTTGAAAAAAGAGGAAACTTTGATTTTTACTATTTTTACAAGGATCAGCTTTCTATCGGTGGCTTTAAGAAGTTATCCAGTTCCAAATTCATATTTTTAAATGATAATTTTTTTCCGCTAGCATTTATGAAATTTAATCCTAGAACTACAGTAGTCCAATTGTGGCATGCTCCTGGGGCTTCTAAGAAATTCGGAGGATCAGTTGATTTTGAAAGTAGGGATATTCTTAAGAAAATTTCTAATAATACAGATTATTTAATTGTAACTTCAAACAACGTTAAAGATTATTACAGTGAAGCTTTTCAGATATCTAAAGATAAAATTAAGCCACTTGGACTTCCCCGTATGGATTACTATTTTGAAAATCATGATTTGAACAAGTTAAAATCAGATTTTTGCACTGAACATAATATTTCCCCAAATAAAAAGATTGTTCTTTATGCTCCGACTTTTAGAGATGAAGAACAATTCAATAATGTTTTTAACTATTTGGATATTGAGGAGTTCAATAAAAGATTAGGAGATGAATTTGTTTTAGCTTTAAGACTTCATCCAAAGATTAAAAATTTTTATAAAGACGATATTTTATCCAATGGGCAGTACATTGATGTAAGCAATTATGAAAATGAGCAAAAGCTGATGCTGATTAGTGACATGCTAATAACCGATTATTCTTCCATAATGATAGAATTTGTCACATTAAATAAGCCGGTAGCATTTTTCACATATGATTTGGATAGCTATTTGGACAATGAACGTGGATTTTATTATGATTTTAAAAATACTGTTCCAGGACCAATTGTTCGCACTTCTAGCGATTTAATTGATGTAATTAAAAATAATGAATTTGATGAAAACAGAATTTCCGAATTTCTTAAAACCCAATTTGATGTAATGGATGGCAAATCATCTGAAAGAATTGTCGATTTTCTATTAAATAATGGTTGA
- the rfbA gene encoding glucose-1-phosphate thymidylyltransferase RfbA — protein sequence MKGIVLAGGSGTRLYPITKAVSKQLLPLYDKPMIYYPISVLMLAGIKEILIISTPRDLPMYRDLLGDGTSLGIKFSYAVQENPNGLAEAFIIGQDFIGGDNVALILGDNVFHGHRFTEILEKATNLKEGALIFGYYTNNPEAFGVVEFDEDGNVMSIEEKPDNPKSNYIVPGLYFYDNDVIEIAKNVDPSSRGEVEITSVNEEYLKRGKLKVELLGRGMAWLDTGTHEGLLEAANFIETIQKRQSLYIACLEEIAFLKGYITKEQLLKTAHELKKTDYGQYLFNLAKK from the coding sequence ATGAAAGGTATAGTGCTTGCAGGTGGTTCTGGAACTCGTCTTTATCCTATTACAAAAGCCGTTTCAAAACAGTTATTGCCGTTATATGACAAACCGATGATTTACTACCCTATTTCTGTTTTAATGCTTGCCGGAATTAAAGAAATATTAATTATCTCAACTCCTAGAGATTTGCCTATGTACAGGGATCTTTTAGGCGATGGGACAAGCTTAGGAATTAAATTTTCGTATGCTGTTCAGGAAAATCCTAACGGTCTTGCAGAAGCGTTTATTATTGGTCAGGATTTTATTGGTGGGGATAATGTTGCATTAATTTTAGGAGATAATGTATTTCATGGTCACAGATTCACCGAAATTCTTGAAAAAGCAACTAATTTAAAAGAAGGTGCATTAATTTTTGGTTATTATACAAATAACCCTGAAGCATTTGGTGTTGTTGAATTTGATGAGGATGGAAATGTAATGTCCATTGAAGAAAAACCGGATAATCCTAAATCAAACTACATTGTTCCAGGTCTTTATTTCTATGATAATGATGTAATTGAAATAGCTAAAAATGTAGATCCATCTTCAAGAGGTGAAGTTGAAATTACTTCTGTTAATGAGGAGTATCTCAAACGCGGTAAACTTAAGGTCGAGCTTTTAGGAAGAGGTATGGCCTGGCTTGATACAGGAACTCATGAAGGGCTTTTAGAAGCAGCTAATTTCATCGAAACTATCCAAAAAAGGCAAAGTTTGTATATTGCGTGTCTTGAAGAAATTGCATTTCTTAAAGGATATATAACTAAAGAACAGTTGTTAAAAACTGCTCATGAACTTAAAAAAACTGATTATGGGCAGTATTTATTTAATTTAGCTAAAAAGTGA
- a CDS encoding glycosyltransferase family 2 protein, with product MKVSVVTPNYNGEKFLKIFLESLNNDDEHIGEVIIVDNGSGDGSLDYLKNNSFNFPLVLIENKENVGFSPAVNQGIKKAQNELVFSINNDTEIKKGSIKKLIDLITSADDIFSVQAKMLQYNNKNLIDDVGDEYNLLAWTKKVGENHQSSEYVEVKDIFSSCAGAAMYKKSILEEIGLFDDNFFAYMEDVDLAIRSKINGYRNLLCPDAIVYHIGSATSGSRYNEFKVKLAARNNVWVVYKNFPVPLKIVNFIFLFLGFSVKYLFFLKKGFGPTYLAGIREGLSTRHKINKVKFQSKNTINYFKIEFRLIINTIKFLKR from the coding sequence ATGAAAGTTTCTGTTGTAACACCAAATTATAATGGTGAAAAGTTTCTAAAAATCTTTTTAGAATCACTTAATAATGATGATGAGCATATTGGTGAAGTTATTATTGTAGATAATGGATCAGGTGATGGCAGTCTGGATTATCTTAAAAACAATAGCTTTAATTTCCCTCTTGTTTTAATAGAAAACAAAGAAAATGTTGGCTTTTCCCCGGCTGTTAATCAGGGAATCAAAAAAGCTCAAAACGAACTTGTCTTTTCAATAAATAATGATACGGAAATTAAAAAAGGTTCAATTAAAAAATTAATAGATTTAATCACGTCTGCTGATGATATTTTTTCTGTTCAAGCAAAAATGCTTCAATATAATAATAAAAATTTAATTGATGATGTCGGCGATGAGTATAATTTGCTTGCTTGGACTAAAAAGGTAGGTGAAAACCACCAATCCAGTGAATATGTGGAAGTTAAAGATATATTTTCAAGCTGTGCCGGTGCTGCAATGTATAAAAAATCAATTTTAGAAGAAATCGGGCTGTTTGATGATAACTTTTTTGCTTATATGGAGGATGTGGATTTGGCTATCCGGTCAAAGATTAACGGTTATAGGAATTTGTTATGCCCCGATGCTATTGTCTATCATATTGGAAGTGCAACATCCGGAAGCAGATACAACGAATTTAAGGTTAAGTTAGCAGCTCGCAATAATGTGTGGGTTGTTTATAAAAATTTCCCAGTTCCTCTAAAAATAGTAAATTTTATCTTTTTATTTTTAGGATTTTCAGTCAAATATCTGTTTTTTTTAAAAAAAGGGTTTGGTCCTACCTATCTTGCCGGTATTCGGGAGGGACTGTCCACAAGACATAAAATCAACAAAGTCAAATTCCAGTCAAAAAATACAATAAACTATTTTAAAATTGAATTCAGATTAATAATTAACACTATTAAATTTTTAAAAAGATAA
- the rfbD gene encoding dTDP-4-dehydrorhamnose reductase — protein sequence MRILIAGSNGMLGNDLKEVLQDKHELILTTSKTMDITNKNHTIDFISNEKPDIVINSAAYTDVDGCEENQDVAYAVNGKGVKNLALACRAVDCPLVHISTDYIFNGKNDRPWVENDEADPISVYGKSKLKGEEAILEILDKFFIVRTAWLYGVNGRNFPKTMLELAENHSEITVVYDEIGTPTYAMDLANAISQLIETDFYGIYHITNSGSCSWCEFARYIFEVANVDVNVIPVTASEFARAAPRPSYSVLKNKTWVENGFKPLRSYKDAISEYIGLIK from the coding sequence ATGAGAATTTTAATAGCTGGTTCTAACGGAATGTTGGGCAATGATTTAAAAGAAGTTTTACAGGATAAACATGAATTAATACTTACAACTTCAAAAACAATGGATATTACAAATAAAAATCATACAATAGATTTTATTTCTAATGAAAAGCCGGATATTGTTATTAATTCAGCTGCATATACTGATGTTGATGGCTGTGAAGAAAATCAGGATGTTGCATATGCAGTAAACGGAAAAGGGGTTAAAAATCTCGCTCTTGCTTGTAGAGCGGTTGACTGTCCTCTTGTCCATATAAGCACTGACTACATCTTCAATGGTAAAAATGATAGGCCATGGGTCGAAAATGATGAAGCCGATCCGATTAGTGTTTATGGCAAAAGTAAACTTAAAGGAGAGGAAGCTATTTTAGAAATCCTTGACAAGTTCTTTATTGTAAGGACTGCATGGTTATACGGTGTTAATGGCCGAAATTTCCCAAAAACAATGCTTGAACTTGCAGAAAACCATTCTGAAATCACTGTTGTTTATGATGAGATTGGAACTCCCACATATGCCATGGATTTGGCTAATGCCATTAGCCAATTAATTGAAACCGATTTTTATGGCATCTATCATATTACCAATTCCGGAAGTTGTTCATGGTGCGAATTTGCAAGATATATTTTTGAAGTTGCTAATGTTGATGTTAATGTGATTCCAGTTACAGCATCTGAATTTGCCCGTGCCGCTCCGCGTCCAAGTTATTCTGTTTTAAAAAATAAAACTTGGGTTGAAAATGGATTCAAACCACTTAGAAGTTACAAAGATGCAATCAGTGAATACATAGGACTGATCAAATGA
- a CDS encoding undecaprenyl-phosphate glucose phosphotransferase, with protein sequence MIKENQKLFNLLLVLIDVFVIGIALLCSIWLRFKTTLFGPIGGHLGMFSYLLFFVFAVIPVYLILYFALGLYKPRRTYKNIFSEATQIIKVNILAFITLVSILFIINQPDFSRIMLFLLGIIGTFIGIIERFTIRSVLRKVRINNKNIKHILIVGDNDLAFTFAHRIRENPYLGFTVSGFLGRSDHIGNEIEGSRIIGAFKDIDEILDSNNFDRVVLAIPLKYYYKIDDLVESCERVGIKAEIIPDYIRYFPAKPSVDMIENIPIINIRYVPLDDDFNKFLKFLSDYIISIIAIIITSPIMIITAIAIKLSSPGPVIFKQERIGYNGKPFMMYKFRSMEVQNPLDEKSEWTTKDDPRKTKVGQFIRKTSIDELPQFFNVLKGDMSVVGPRPERPYFVKQFKETIPKYMVKHQVKPGLTGWAQIHGCRGDTSITKRIKYDIEYVENWHMGLDLGIMIKTALKKNPNAY encoded by the coding sequence ATGATTAAAGAAAATCAGAAATTATTTAATTTATTATTGGTTTTAATTGATGTTTTTGTCATTGGTATTGCTCTTTTGTGTTCTATATGGTTAAGATTTAAAACCACTTTATTTGGCCCAATTGGCGGACATTTAGGTATGTTCAGTTACTTATTGTTCTTTGTCTTTGCAGTCATACCTGTGTATTTAATTTTATACTTTGCTTTGGGTCTTTATAAACCGCGTAGGACATATAAAAATATTTTTTCAGAAGCCACTCAGATTATTAAAGTAAATATATTGGCTTTCATCACATTAGTTTCAATCTTATTTATTATAAATCAGCCTGACTTTTCAAGGATAATGCTATTTTTATTAGGAATTATCGGTACATTCATTGGAATTATTGAAAGATTTACTATTAGGTCTGTTTTAAGAAAGGTACGTATTAACAATAAAAATATTAAGCATATTCTAATTGTCGGGGATAATGATTTGGCATTTACATTTGCACATAGAATTCGTGAAAATCCATATTTGGGTTTTACTGTAAGTGGCTTTTTAGGCCGTTCGGATCATATTGGAAATGAAATTGAAGGCAGCAGAATCATAGGAGCATTTAAAGATATTGATGAGATTTTAGATAGCAATAACTTTGACAGGGTTGTTTTAGCAATTCCTTTAAAGTACTATTATAAAATTGATGATCTTGTGGAAAGCTGTGAAAGAGTTGGAATTAAAGCTGAAATAATTCCGGACTATATCAGGTATTTTCCGGCCAAACCATCTGTAGATATGATAGAAAATATTCCAATTATCAATATAAGGTATGTTCCATTGGATGATGACTTTAACAAATTCCTTAAATTTCTCTCAGACTATATTATTTCAATTATAGCTATAATTATTACATCACCTATCATGATAATTACGGCCATTGCAATAAAATTATCTTCTCCGGGGCCTGTTATATTTAAACAGGAACGGATTGGGTATAATGGCAAACCGTTCATGATGTATAAGTTTCGCAGTATGGAAGTTCAAAATCCACTTGATGAAAAATCAGAATGGACTACAAAAGATGATCCGAGAAAAACCAAAGTGGGACAATTTATTAGAAAAACCAGTATTGATGAATTGCCTCAGTTTTTCAATGTGTTAAAAGGAGATATGAGCGTTGTAGGTCCGAGACCTGAAAGACCATATTTTGTTAAACAGTTTAAAGAAACCATTCCAAAATACATGGTCAAACATCAAGTTAAACCGGGACTGACCGGATGGGCGCAAATTCATGGGTGCCGCGGCGATACATCTATTACAAAACGTATAAAATATGATATTGAATATGTAGAAAACTGGCATATGGGTTTGGACTTAGGAATCATGATTAAAACTGCATTAAAGAAAAATCCTAATGCATATTAG
- the rfbC gene encoding dTDP-4-dehydrorhamnose 3,5-epimerase, with product MAKFEFAKTDIEGIFVVQPTVFEDNRGYFMETYHEKEFKDAGYDLTFVQDNQAKSTKGVLRGLHLQVNYPQGKLVRVIKGEVFDVAVDLRANSPTYGKWFGTILSEENKKQLFIPPKFAHGYLVLSDEAEFVYKCTEFYNSEDESGIKWNDEDISIDWPLDDVEEVILSDKDKKWPSFKDSQIKYE from the coding sequence ATGGCAAAGTTTGAATTTGCAAAAACAGATATTGAAGGCATATTTGTAGTTCAACCTACTGTTTTTGAAGATAACAGAGGATATTTCATGGAAACATATCATGAAAAGGAGTTTAAAGATGCGGGATATGATTTAACTTTTGTTCAGGATAATCAAGCAAAATCAACAAAAGGAGTCCTTAGGGGCTTACATTTGCAAGTTAATTATCCGCAAGGCAAATTGGTTCGTGTTATTAAGGGAGAAGTATTTGATGTTGCTGTTGATTTAAGAGCTAATTCTCCTACTTACGGCAAATGGTTCGGCACTATTTTATCTGAAGAAAATAAAAAACAGTTATTCATCCCTCCAAAATTTGCTCACGGTTATCTGGTATTGTCTGATGAAGCGGAATTTGTTTATAAATGCACAGAATTTTATAATAGTGAAGATGAAAGTGGGATTAAATGGAATGATGAGGATATATCTATTGACTGGCCATTGGATGATGTTGAAGAGGTAATTTTGTCAGATAAAGATAAAAAATGGCCTAGTTTTAAGGATTCTCAAATTAAATATGAGTGA
- a CDS encoding glycosyltransferase family 2 protein, protein MDNIKVSVIVPVYNSCEYIGSTLDSIINQDFTDFEVIVIDDGSTDNSLEIIHERLSSSSILHEIIHQDNMGVSSARNRGIEMANGDYMVFIDSDDCVRKNHLSELYNGVTDFSLVQLVKKDGDKFSNPHHFSKGLISCHEFIKMELNMEMPFNFTQLMYKTSIIKDNNIKFNSEVIYGEDTEFALKALSFGEEISLSNEVTYYYNQHEQSAIRTSELRRFEVVKLFEDLAQFYKNQGKNDLANLITASRIPKAIFGNMNYFFYNNYDFDEVIEKMKDLDLFTKLSKFEGNSKFKFKIKLFLLSPKIYYKIWKKFKNSID, encoded by the coding sequence ATGGATAATATTAAAGTAAGTGTCATTGTTCCAGTTTACAATAGCTGTGAATATATAGGGAGCACACTCGACTCAATAATTAATCAGGATTTCACTGATTTCGAGGTAATAGTCATCGATGACGGGTCAACTGACAATAGTCTGGAAATTATTCATGAAAGGTTGTCTTCCTCATCAATACTTCATGAAATTATTCATCAGGATAATATGGGTGTAAGCAGTGCTAGGAATCGCGGGATTGAAATGGCTAATGGCGATTACATGGTTTTCATTGATTCGGATGATTGTGTTAGAAAAAATCACCTGTCTGAATTGTATAATGGTGTGACTGACTTTAGCTTAGTGCAATTGGTTAAAAAGGATGGTGATAAATTCTCAAATCCTCACCACTTTTCAAAAGGATTGATTTCTTGCCACGAATTTATTAAAATGGAATTGAATATGGAAATGCCCTTTAATTTCACACAATTAATGTATAAAACAAGCATAATTAAAGATAACAATATTAAATTCAATTCAGAGGTTATTTATGGTGAGGACACGGAGTTTGCACTTAAAGCTTTAAGTTTTGGGGAGGAAATATCCTTAAGCAACGAAGTAACCTATTACTATAATCAGCATGAGCAATCAGCTATTAGAACATCTGAACTTAGACGCTTTGAAGTTGTAAAGCTTTTTGAAGATTTGGCTCAATTTTATAAAAATCAGGGAAAAAATGATTTGGCCAATTTAATTACTGCTTCTAGAATTCCAAAAGCAATATTTGGAAACATGAATTATTTTTTCTATAATAACTATGATTTTGATGAGGTAATTGAAAAAATGAAGGACTTGGATTTATTTACAAAATTGTCTAAATTTGAAGGTAACTCTAAATTTAAATTCAAGATAAAATTATTCCTATTAAGTCCAAAAATATATTATAAAATATGGAAAAAATTTAAAAATTCAATTGATTAA
- a CDS encoding glycosyltransferase family 2 protein, protein MDLSVVIVNYQTFELTKNTINSIFEYDYPFTYEILVVDNASGDDSLDRLKEYFSDKVTFIASKDNNGFAAGNNQALKIAKGKYVLLLNSDTIVWENTLENIYHYMEKHTDVGACGCRVILENGELDKACKRSFPNVKNSFFRLFHIPTNSKDNDYNLDNLPDDGIYEIDCLTGAFMFIRSDALSKAGLLDETFFMYGEDIDLCYRIKKSGWKIIYYGESRITHLKGASSKKQKSKLIYEFYRAMYIYYKKHHAEESLFIVNWIVYLGIAVLCILKLFLNIFKKKD, encoded by the coding sequence ATGGACCTTTCAGTTGTAATTGTAAATTATCAAACATTTGAACTAACAAAAAATACCATTAATTCTATATTCGAATATGATTATCCATTTACTTATGAGATTTTGGTAGTTGATAATGCGTCCGGCGACGATAGTTTGGACCGCTTAAAAGAGTACTTCAGTGATAAGGTAACTTTTATAGCTTCAAAAGACAATAACGGTTTTGCAGCTGGAAATAATCAGGCTTTAAAAATAGCTAAGGGAAAATATGTTCTTCTTTTAAACTCAGACACTATTGTTTGGGAAAATACATTGGAAAATATTTATCACTACATGGAAAAACACACTGATGTTGGAGCATGCGGCTGCAGAGTTATTTTAGAAAATGGTGAACTCGATAAAGCATGTAAGAGAAGCTTTCCAAATGTTAAAAATTCATTTTTCAGGCTGTTCCATATCCCAACAAACAGCAAAGATAATGACTATAACTTGGACAATCTTCCGGACGACGGAATTTATGAAATAGACTGCCTTACTGGAGCATTCATGTTCATAAGGTCCGATGCATTAAGCAAAGCCGGTTTGCTGGATGAAACATTTTTCATGTATGGTGAAGACATTGACCTGTGTTATAGGATTAAAAAATCAGGATGGAAGATAATCTATTACGGGGAGTCCAGAATTACTCATCTAAAAGGAGCAAGCAGTAAAAAACAGAAATCTAAATTGATTTATGAATTTTACCGTGCAATGTATATTTATTATAAAAAACATCATGCTGAAGAATCTTTATTTATTGTAAACTGGATTGTATATTTGGGTATTGCTGTTTTATGCATTTTAAAACTATTTTTAAATATTTTCAAAAAGAAAGATTAA